The DNA segment CTTCGTCGGTGTTGGCGGGGTCCATCTGGTAGACGTTTTTGTCGGCCTTGCCCAAAGCACCACGGGTGCCCACGGCATCGCGGAAGGGGCCGTAGAAGGCGCTGGCGTACTTTGCGCTGTAAGCCATGATGCGGGTGTGAATGTGGCCTTGCAGCTCCAGCGCTTCACGGATAGCGCCAATGCGGCCGTCCATCATGTCGCTGGGGGCGACCATGTCCACACCGGCTTCTGCATGGGCCAGAGCCTGGCCGACCAGCATTTCGACGGTGTCGTCGTTGATGATGTAGCCGCTTTCGTCCAGGATGCCGTCCTGGCCGTGGCTGGTGTAGGGGTCCAGCGCCACGTCGGTCATCACGCCCAGCTGGGGAAATTCTTGTTTCAGCGCGCGGATGACGCGGGGAATCAGGCCGTCGGGGTTCAGCGCTTCCTTGCCGTCGGGTGTCTTCAGGCTGGCGTCAATGGCGGGGAACAGGGCCAGATAAGGAATTTCCAGCTTCACGCACTCTTCGGCCACGGGCAGCAGCAGGTCCAGGCTCAGGCGGTCAACGCCGGGCATGGAGGGCACGGCCTCGCGCTTGTTGCTGCCTTCGTGCACAAACACGGGGTAGATGAAGTCGTGGGACGTCAGCACGTTCTCACGAACCAGATTGCGGGTGAAAGCATCGCGGCGCAGGCGGCGCGGACGATTCTGGGGAAAAGGAGTGGGGCTGGACAAATGCATGGGGAAAATTGTGCCCCATTCGCCATGGCTTGGTGGGTCGCTGCATGACTATTCCATGACGGCAGTCGCATTGCAGGTAAAGACAGCGCTTGCGGCGGGCGATGCGTGGCAGCGGCCCTTACACTGGCTCCATGCTATGGGTCAAAGCTTTTCATATTGTTTTCGTGGCCAGCTGGTTTGCTGGTTTGTTCTATTTGCCGCGTATCTTCGTCAATCTGGCCATGGTCACGCCCGGCTCGGTGGCTGAGCGCGAGCGTCTGCTGCTGATGGCGCGCAAGCTGCTGCGCTTTACCACTCTGCTGGCCGTGCCCGCGCTGGGACTGGGTCTGTGGCTGTGGCTGGGCTGGGGCTTCAAGGGTGGCTGGCTGCATGCCAAGCTGGCCGTGGTGCTGCTGGTCATCGGCTACCACCACAGCTGCGCCGTGCTGCTGCGCAAGTTGGGGGACAACACCTGTCATAAAAGCCACCGCTGGTTTCGCTATTACAACGAAGTGCCTGTACTGCTCTTGATCGCCGCCGTAATTCTGGTGGTGGTCAAGCCCTTCTAGTCGTGACCGGAACAAGGGACTGTTGTGTCTGAACCTGCGGTGACTCAGGCTGCCGGGCTGCCGGTGATCTCCATGCGCCACACCTCGGCCTGGCCGCTGGCGCTGGTGTATTCCATGCTCATTGTGTTTGCCAGCCTGTTTCCGTTTGATGGCTGGCGCGCTCAGGGGATTGATCCCCGCGTTTTTCTGTTCGCCAAAATCCCGCCGCCTTACTGGACCTGGTTCGACGTCAACACCAATATCGTTGGCTATGCGCCGCTGGGCTTTTTTCTGGCGCTGGCGCTGATGCGCTCGGGCAAGCCACGGCTGGCCGTGCCGCTGGCTTTTCTGGCGGGCACTTTGCTGTCGCTGTGCATGGAGTTTTTGCAGATCTACCTGCCGCGCCGCGTACCGTCTAACCTTGATTGGGTGCTCAACTCCGGCGGCACGTTGATTGGTGCGCTGCTGGCCGCTTTGCTGGAAAAGCTGGGTGCACTCTCGCGCTGGAGTGCTTTTCGCAGCCAGTGGCTGGGCGAAGGCGGGGCAGGCGTGCTGGTGCTGCTGGCACTGTGGCCGTTTGCGCTGCTGTTCCCGGCGGCTGTGCCGTTCGGGCTGGGGCAGGTGCTGGAGCGGCTGGATGAAACCTTGCAAGACTGGCTGCTGAACACCCCGTTTGAAGACTGGCTGCCGCTGGGCGACTTTGCGATGACGCCGCTTTCCATGGTGACGGAGATGTTCTGCGTCACGCTGGGGCTGTGGGTGCCTTGCCTGCTGGCCTATTGCGCCGTGCGCCACATGGGGCGCCGAGTCTTGGCGGCTTTGCTGCTGCTGGGGGCGGGAGTCAGCGTCACCGCGCTGTCAGCAGCGCTCAGCTGGGGGCCTGCTCACGCATGGGAGTGGGTGGATTTGCCCGTGCGCCTTGGTATCTGGGGTGGCCTGGGCCTTGCTGTGATTGCGCTGCCTGCCTCGCGCCGCATCTGCGCCGTGCTTTTGCTGCTAGTGCTGGTGCTGCACCTGAGTATCCTCAATCAGGCGCCCACTAATGTGTACTTTGCCCAGACGCTGCAGGCCTGGGAGCAGGGGCGTTTCATCCGCTTTTACGGACTGGGCCAGTGGCTAGGCTGGCTCTGGCCTTACGTGACGCTGGCGTATGTAGTGGTTCGCGTTTCCAGGCGGCAATAGCCTGCCTAGAATGACCGCACTATGAGTGACACCCAGAACCAAGCCAATGCCGATGGCTACTACCAGCGCCATATTTTCTTTTGCTTGAATGAGCGCCCCAATGGTGAGGACTGCTGTGCCCTGCATGGTGCCAAAGCAGGCTTTGACCATTGCAAGCGCCGTGTGAAGGAAGAGGGCCTGGCTGGCAAGGGTCAGGTGCGCGTGAACAAGGCGGGCTGCCTTGACCGCTGCGCTGGTGGCCCTGTGGCCGTGGTCTACCCGGAAGGGGTCTGGTACACCTTTATTGACGACAGCGATATCGACGAGATCGTTGAATCCCACCTCAAGAATGGCAAGGTGGTTGAGCGTCTGGTGCTGCCTGAGAACGTAGGTCGCTGAACTCCAGCGACTCTCAAAAAT comes from the Comamonas sp. 26 genome and includes:
- a CDS encoding CopD family protein; translated protein: MLWVKAFHIVFVASWFAGLFYLPRIFVNLAMVTPGSVAERERLLLMARKLLRFTTLLAVPALGLGLWLWLGWGFKGGWLHAKLAVVLLVIGYHHSCAVLLRKLGDNTCHKSHRWFRYYNEVPVLLLIAAVILVVVKPF
- a CDS encoding VanZ family protein encodes the protein MRHTSAWPLALVYSMLIVFASLFPFDGWRAQGIDPRVFLFAKIPPPYWTWFDVNTNIVGYAPLGFFLALALMRSGKPRLAVPLAFLAGTLLSLCMEFLQIYLPRRVPSNLDWVLNSGGTLIGALLAALLEKLGALSRWSAFRSQWLGEGGAGVLVLLALWPFALLFPAAVPFGLGQVLERLDETLQDWLLNTPFEDWLPLGDFAMTPLSMVTEMFCVTLGLWVPCLLAYCAVRHMGRRVLAALLLLGAGVSVTALSAALSWGPAHAWEWVDLPVRLGIWGGLGLAVIALPASRRICAVLLLLVLVLHLSILNQAPTNVYFAQTLQAWEQGRFIRFYGLGQWLGWLWPYVTLAYVVVRVSRRQ
- a CDS encoding ferredoxin, whose protein sequence is MSDTQNQANADGYYQRHIFFCLNERPNGEDCCALHGAKAGFDHCKRRVKEEGLAGKGQVRVNKAGCLDRCAGGPVAVVYPEGVWYTFIDDSDIDEIVESHLKNGKVVERLVLPENVGR
- the hemB gene encoding porphobilinogen synthase produces the protein MHLSSPTPFPQNRPRRLRRDAFTRNLVRENVLTSHDFIYPVFVHEGSNKREAVPSMPGVDRLSLDLLLPVAEECVKLEIPYLALFPAIDASLKTPDGKEALNPDGLIPRVIRALKQEFPQLGVMTDVALDPYTSHGQDGILDESGYIINDDTVEMLVGQALAHAEAGVDMVAPSDMMDGRIGAIREALELQGHIHTRIMAYSAKYASAFYGPFRDAVGTRGALGKADKNVYQMDPANTDEALREVALDIAEGADMVMVKPGMPYLDVVRRVKDEFKVPTFAYQVSGEYAMIKAAAANGWLDHDQVMMEALLAFKRAGADGILTYFAIDAAKKLRGL